In 'Nostoc azollae' 0708, the following are encoded in one genomic region:
- a CDS encoding type II toxin-antitoxin system VapC family toxin codes for MLYLLDTNVCVMYLNARSVSVQNRILSVLTKDIAVCSVVKAELSYGAMRSNNSKRTLEKQQSFLDH; via the coding sequence ATGCTCTACCTACTTGATACTAATGTTTGTGTAATGTACTTGAATGCTCGGTCTGTATCTGTTCAAAACCGGATTTTATCAGTACTAACTAAAGATATAGCTGTATGTTCTGTGGTAAAAGCAGAACTTTCTTATGGTGCAATGCGAAGTAATAATTCTAAACGCACATTGGAAAAACAACAATCATTTCTCGATCATTAG
- the metK gene encoding methionine adenosyltransferase, translated as MSRRYLFTSESVTEGHPDKICDQISDTILDALLTQDPTSRVAAEVVVNTGLVLITGEITTKANVNFVNLARNKIAEIGYTDAVNGFCATSTSVLVALDEQSPDIAQGVNTAQESRAQDSEELFDKIGAGDQGIMFGFACNETPELMPLPISLAHRIALRLAAVRKMGDLVYLRPDGKTQITVVYEDGRPVGIDTILISTQHTPNIGDITDEAAVQAKIKEELWSMVVIPVFGDIEVKPTEETRFLVNPTGKFVIGGPQGDSGLTGRKIIVDTYGGYSRHGGGAFSGKDPTKVDRSAAYAARYAAKNIVAAGLAEKCEVQLSYAIGVARPVSIFVDTFGTGKVDDEILLQLVKDNFELRPAGIIHTFNLRNLPSERGGRFYQDVAAYGHLGRTDLDLPWERLDKVDVLKVAANKSLSEAIAPVLT; from the coding sequence TTGTCTCGACGCTATTTATTTACTTCCGAGTCCGTAACTGAAGGTCATCCAGATAAAATCTGTGATCAAATTTCAGATACTATTCTGGATGCTCTACTTACTCAAGACCCCACTAGTCGGGTTGCGGCTGAGGTTGTTGTTAATACTGGTCTGGTGCTAATTACTGGCGAAATTACTACCAAAGCCAATGTGAATTTTGTCAATTTGGCGCGGAATAAAATTGCAGAAATTGGCTATACTGATGCAGTCAACGGCTTTTGTGCTACCAGTACTAGTGTGCTAGTAGCTTTAGATGAACAATCACCTGATATTGCTCAAGGTGTAAATACTGCTCAGGAAAGCCGTGCTCAGGATAGTGAAGAACTATTCGATAAAATTGGTGCTGGTGATCAAGGTATCATGTTCGGTTTTGCTTGCAACGAAACACCAGAATTGATGCCTTTACCTATTAGTCTAGCTCACCGCATTGCGCTTAGGCTGGCAGCAGTGAGGAAAATGGGTGATTTAGTTTATCTGCGTCCTGATGGTAAAACCCAAATTACTGTGGTTTATGAGGATGGCAGACCCGTAGGTATCGATACGATTTTGATTTCTACTCAGCATACACCTAATATTGGGGATATTACGGATGAGGCTGCGGTACAAGCCAAAATTAAGGAAGAGCTGTGGTCAATGGTGGTAATACCTGTGTTTGGCGATATTGAAGTTAAGCCAACTGAAGAGACACGCTTTTTAGTCAATCCTACAGGTAAATTTGTGATTGGTGGACCTCAAGGTGATTCTGGTCTAACTGGAAGGAAAATCATTGTTGATACTTACGGTGGTTATTCCCGACATGGTGGTGGTGCTTTCTCTGGTAAGGATCCCACGAAGGTAGATCGTTCTGCTGCTTATGCTGCTCGTTATGCAGCTAAAAATATTGTAGCGGCGGGGTTAGCAGAAAAATGTGAAGTGCAGTTAAGTTATGCCATTGGTGTAGCCAGACCTGTAAGTATTTTTGTGGATACCTTTGGAACTGGTAAAGTGGATGATGAAATTTTGCTGCAATTAGTCAAAGATAACTTTGAATTGCGTCCAGCAGGAATTATCCACACTTTCAATTTACGTAACTTACCCAGTGAAAGAGGCGGACGTTTCTATCAGGACGTTGCAGCTTACGGTCACTTGGGAAGAACTGATTTAGATTTACCTTGGGAACGCCTTGACAAGGTCGATGTGTTAAAAGTAGCGGCTAATAAGTCTCTTTCAGAAGCCATCGCACCAGTATTAACATAA
- a CDS encoding pentapeptide repeat-containing protein, with product MKRQLLTAIALVAPLLFANSVQAGNRQDLQKLLSSGECQRCELSGVNLSGAHLIGADLRGANLRGANLTEANLEGADLTGANLTGANLTSAFVTNVNLKQANLNGANLTSATINDSNVYQASMNDLTITGAEIYNTGIGIGGEDAQIPDWK from the coding sequence ATGAAACGCCAGCTATTAACCGCTATAGCCTTAGTCGCTCCCCTATTGTTTGCTAACTCAGTTCAAGCTGGGAATAGACAAGACTTACAAAAACTTTTGTCCAGTGGGGAATGTCAGCGTTGTGAACTATCAGGAGTCAACCTCAGCGGCGCTCATCTAATTGGTGCAGATTTACGAGGCGCAAATCTCCGCGGTGCTAACTTAACAGAAGCCAACCTCGAAGGTGCTGACCTCACAGGCGCAAATTTGACAGGTGCAAATTTAACATCAGCTTTTGTCACCAACGTCAACCTCAAACAAGCTAATCTCAATGGTGCAAACCTAACCAGTGCTACTATTAACGATTCCAACGTATATCAAGCATCGATGAATGACCTAACTATTACTGGTGCAGAAATATATAATACTGGTATCGGCATTGGTGGAGAAGACGCGCAAATTCCTGATTGGAAATAA
- a CDS encoding DUF2358 domain-containing protein: MVKLQPEQIIETLKQDLPTLFEQDIFYDIYSQDIFFRDPVNKFKGKFNYRIIFWTLRFHGQLFFREIAFDLHDVCESEENTILATWTVQGVLRVPSKARLFFNGYSTYKLNNEGLIYEHIDTWDREAGEILRQFFRKGV, encoded by the coding sequence GTGGTTAAGTTACAACCTGAACAGATTATCGAAACTCTCAAACAAGATTTACCGACTTTGTTTGAGCAGGATATTTTTTATGATATCTATTCACAGGATATCTTTTTTCGTGACCCGGTGAATAAGTTTAAGGGTAAGTTTAATTATCGGATTATTTTTTGGACTTTACGTTTTCATGGTCAGTTGTTCTTTAGGGAAATTGCTTTTGATTTACATGATGTGTGTGAGTCGGAGGAGAATACAATTTTAGCAACGTGGACTGTGCAGGGTGTGTTGCGAGTTCCCTCGAAGGCGCGGTTATTTTTTAATGGATATTCGACTTATAAGTTGAATAATGAGGGTTTGATTTATGAACATATTGATACTTGGGATAGGGAAGCGGGCGAGATTTTAAGGCAGTTTTTTAGGAAGGGGGTGTGA